The sequence TGGACGGCAGCGCGGCCGAGGGCCATGCGAGAGTCGCCGCTGAGAGCGTCGCCGTGCTCGCCTGCTGGAGCTGCACCGAGCCCGCATCCGCGCCGCCGCCGTAGCCGACGAGACCCCGCACGGGCGGCTCCCGTGGGCCCTCCGTCTCCTGGTTCTCATAGGGGTCGTCCGAGGTGTAGCGCTTCACGACGTCCCACGGCAGCGGCGCACGGGCATACAGCTCCACGCGAGCCCCGCCTCCATTCATGGAGGCGATGAACGCCCCCAGGTGCTCGTGCACCCTGCCCCGCGCCACGAACAGCAACGTGCTGTCTGAGCCCACCACGCCGAAGGCCACGAAGCCCGACGGGTCGGGCAGCGGCATCAGGAAGGCGCACCGGGTGGTGTTCCCGGCCTCGGCCCAGAAGGGCGCGTCGTTCTCGGTGAACTCCAGGTTGTAGAAGACCGGCTCCCGCTGATTCATGACTCCCCTCCCTTGGTGGGTAGTTGCTGAAGCGCCCTACCCACTCAATCAACGCCGCCAGCGGGATTTCTTACGCGCCGTCATTCGAACAGCAGGACGTTGTCGAGCCACGACGCGCCCCGCTGCTGCTCGCGCCACTTCATCCGCTCGTCGCGCAGGGCGAGGGCCGGAGGCGCACCCGAGCGGATGCGCTCGCGGACCGCGTTGAAGAAGGCGGCGGCCTCCAGGTCCGGAATCTCCACCGTGGCCGCGAGCACGCCACGCGCGCCCGCGTCGATGAAGGCGGCCGGAAGGCTGAAGGGCGTGTCGAGCGAGTACGTCGTGTGCGCGGCGTGGCACGCGGCGAGCACCACGAAGGGCGCCCCCCGCAGCGAAGCGTGGCGCACCTGCGGCACGCTCAGCTCCGGCTCCGGGTCCTCCGGTCCGGGCGCCAGCATCAGGTAGGAGCTGTCGGAAGTACCGTTGATGACCCCATGCGCCACCAGGTCGATTTCAGTGGCGTCGCGCATGGCGTCGAGGACGCGGGAGGGCGTCGCCTCCATCTCCGACAGGGTGATGGGCTGCTCGTCGGGCCCGAAGCTGGGCGTCCACGTGTTGAGGCGCTTGAGGGTGCTGCCGGGCGGCAGCGCCACGCCGGAGACGACGAGGTGCACGGCGGGCCCCGTGCGCTGCACGGCGGGAGGCGCGGTGCGGGTCAGGTAGCTCCACGCCATCCCCGGAGGAAGCAGTCCCGCCCGGCCATGGAGCGGCGGCCGCGCGAGCACCTCCACTCGCGAGCACTCGCGCAGGGCGGCCAGCAGGTTCTCCGGCACCAGCCCTTCGAGCCGGGGAGGCAGGGGCTGTCGCCGGGACTCGTCGAAGCGGCCGAGCAGCTCTCCGGACGGACTCAGCACCAGGAGCAGCGTGCGCTCGGAGTCCGCGGTGACGGCCAGCAGGCATTGTCCGGGCAGCCGGGTGCCTCGCTCCTTCGCGAACAGGTCCAACGCCGCCTTGAAGTCGCCGCGCCGGCCCGCGTCGTGGAGCAGCGACGTATAGCTGTAGGCCCGCGCCCGCCTCGCCGCCGCGTCCTCCTTCAGCTCCGGCGCCTCCGCCTCTTCGATGGCATGCCAGAGCAGCGCCCGGCCGCGCTCCGGGTCCTGCTCCAGGAAGAACCGCCCGAGCACGTGCGTGGCCACCGCGTGCTCACCCGTGCCGAGCCTGGAACGGGCCGTCTCCAGCGCCCGATTCAGGTGGACCTCGTCACCGGGCGCGCGCTTCAACCGGGAGATGTCCGCGAGGACGAAGGCGCCACTGGAGGACAGGGGAAGTCCGGTGGCCAGCGCGGCGTCGATTTCCCGCCGGGCCTCGTCCACGCGCAGCTCCTGGAACGCCATGTTCGCGAGGTCCTGGTGCGCACGGCGCTGGGCATCCGGGTCACCCTGGCCGCGCTCGAGGTATTCCCCGAGGTAGGCGCGCGTCAGCGACCCATCGTTCACCACCCGCGCGAGCTGCGCGAGAAGCCACAGCAAGTCCTCCTCCATCCGCCACTCGTTGGTTGCGCGAGCCTGCTTCCAGCCGCGCTCCGCGTGGTCCAACGCATCGTCCACCATGTGGCGCTGCCGGTAGAGGTCGGCGAACAAGAGCTCCATGGAGAGGCAGCGGTACTCCAGGCCGCGCGCCGGGCAGAGCTTCCCCGCGTCCTGGAGCGCCTTCAGCGCCTGCTTCGGGTGTCCTTCGGACAGGTCCCTCTTGGCGCGCGTCTCGGCCGCGAGGAGCGGGAACCAGCTGTCCCTCGCGTCACGCGCCATCGCCGAGAACAGGTCCAGCTCTCGAGCCGAGGTGTACGGCGTGAGGAGCGACCCCAGGAGGATGTCCTCCTCGCTGGACTGGCGCAGCGCCTTCAGGAAGTTCGCGTGGTCCTCCCGCGAAGGCAGCTCCCGGCTCAGGGCGGCGTAGCTCCGCGCGAGCGGGGCGCGCCGCGTGAAGTCCGCCGCCGCGACACGGTGCACATAGGCGTCCAGCACGGTGTTTCCCGCGCGCGCATCCAGCTCCTGTGCGAGGGGCAGCAGTGCCAGCACACGCTCGCGGTTGGGGGCCGCCCGGATGGCGTCGTAGAAGTAGAGGCGTGCGATGGGCTGCAGGGCGAAGCCCCTGGGAAGGTTGTCCGGCGGCGCGTCGAGGAGGGACTTGCCCGCCTCGCAGGCCACCTTCCATCTGTCCCGCCGTCCGAAGGTGGCGCGCCGGAGCTCCTCCGCCTTTCTCGCCGCCTCGTCGGCCCAGCCGGGCTCTCCGAGGGCGGAGACGTCGCTGAAGGACCGCGCCGCCATCAGCGGCAATCCCAGCTCGCGCAGCACCAGTCCCCGGTTCCACAGCGCCTGCGCATGGCGCGGGTGCTCGCGCAGCACGCCGTCCAGGAGCAGGAGTGCTTCCTTGTGCCGGCCCGCGAGCAGCAGCGCGACGGCCCGGTCGTTCTCCACCTCCGGCGAGCGCACCTTCAGCTCGGTCAGCTTCTGGAGCGCATGCTCGGCGAAGCCGGGGGCGTCGCGCACGAGGTAGGCCGCCGCCAGCCCGTGGACGTCATCGTGCTCCTCCAGCCAGGCGAACGCCGCATGCGGCAGGTCCTCCACCGCGCCGTTGTTGCTCATCGTCTTCGAGGCGGGAGGCCGGTAGACATCCGCGCGCGGGTAGCCGAGCCGCGCCTCCAGCAACCGCTCCGGGCGCTGCACCAGCCACGCATCCTGCGGCGGCCCGGAGGGCATCAGCTGCCGCACCCCGAACACCACCAGCACCGACGCCGCGAGCGCGGACAGCGTCGCGACGAAGGAGCGCCGGCGGAACAGGGGAATGGGCGCGGGCGGCAATGGCTCGGGCGCGGGCCTTGCGTCGCGCTCCAACTGCCCGCGCAGCAGGAGCTTGAGCTGCAAGAGCTCCGTCATCTCGCGCTGGCACGTGTCGCAGTCCGGGATGTGCTGGCGAAAGGCCTCGGCTTCCTCGGTGCCGAGCTCTCCGTCCACGAACCGGCCGACTGTCTCACAAAGGGTGGCCATGTCGATTCACTCCCGATTCAACAGCTTCAATAGGAACTCACGCAGACGGGCGCGAGCGTCGAAGATGCGCTTGGAGACGGTGCCCACCGAGATGTCCTGGGCATCCGCAATCTCCCGGTACTTCTTCCCGGAGATGAGCAGGTCGAAGGTCTCACGCAGCTTGGGGCTCAATGACTGCATCGCCTGCGAGAGCTGCTCGTCCGTCACGCTCTCGAAGAGCGGGGGCGCTTCAATGTCATACGGGTCGGTGAGCTCGTTTCCCTGAGACCGGACCTCGTCCGCGTGCCGGTCCCGGACCCGCCCCCTGCGATACATGTCACAGAAGCGGTTGGAGAGAATCCGGACCATCAAACACACACACCCGCGCTCGTCGGAGGGCCCGCGCTGCACGTCGGCGCTCTGGACGAAGCGCAGCAGCGTTTCCTGCACCAGGTCGTCCGCGTCGGTTGAATTGCGGCAGAGTTTGTTGGCCTCGGCGAGCAACAGCGGCCGGTTCCGGGCAACGACTTCCCGAATCCAGCGGACGTAGCTTTCCCTGTCCATTGATTGTGTCTGCCCCCCGCTCTGTTCCGCGTCTGGCACGCGGACCCGAACTGGCAGCTTTATGACACGGGCAATCGGAGCCGGGGAGGCATCCGCCCTCACGGGTTGCGCCGCAAGCGGCGCACGCTCCGAGGGTCGCTCCGCACCCGGAGGCGAGGCTTCGGACGGCGATGGCGGTTCCAGGGGCATCCGTCACCTCGGGGCAGGGGTCATGAAGGAGAACGTGGGTTCCCCTCCGAACCGAGAAGACGTCTGACGTGGAGATTGTTACCCGACGCCCCACGGGGCAGCCCGCCGGTAAGAAATCCGTCACGGCGCGTTGTCTGGAGGATTGGGGCCGGGGGGCGCCATCGCACGCGGCGAAGGTCGTGCGAGGGAGGGGAAGTCCATGGGCACGGCACACCTGGAGGTGGTGGGCCCGCGGCTTGCGCTGGACGAGGGGGAGCGGGATTCCGCGCCTCGCGAAATCGTGCTGGAGCTGTCGCGCGCGCGCCGGACGGAGGACCCGCATGCCTGGCTGGAGTTGCGGCCGCAGAAGTACCACCTGCGGATGGGCCAGGGGGCGAAGCGCAGCGCGAGCTTCCCGTGGGGCAAGGACGTGCTGGAGGACCTCACGGCGCTCTCGTGCCTGGAGCCGGACCCGGCGGTGGCGCGGCGGCTGGGCGCGGTGCTGCGCGAGTTCCTCGACGAGCTCGACTGGGGCGGCCACGAGGAGACGCTGGAGCGGGAGCTGAGCCGGGGACGTGGCCCCAGGGTGGTGATGCGCCTGGCGGCGGCGGAGCTGTACTCACTGCCGTGGGAGCTGGTGACGACCCGGGACAGCGGGCAGCACCTCGCGGACCTGCCGGGCTTCACGCTGCGCTACGAGTGGCCGCGGAGCGTGCCGGCAGCGCGCCGACGAGGCACCGCCGCAGAAGGCCGCGTGCTGCTCGCCTGGTCCGAGGCGGCGGATGCCGTGCCCGACGAGCGGCACCTGCCGGCGCTCCTCCAGGCAGCCCGGGACGCAGGCTTCGACTTCCACCCGCGCCGCGACGTGCTGGCGAAGGCGTCGCTGTCGAGCCTGGACCAGGCGCTTCACACGGCCGAGAACGAGGGCCGGCCCGTGTCCGTCCTGCACCTGCTCTGCCACGGGACGGTGCTGGGCTCGGAGGCGTCAGGCCACTACGGGCTGGTGCTGAACGCGTCGGGAGACAGGGGCGGCGCGCGGCGGGTGGACAGCGGGACGCTGCAGGCGGTGCTGGCGAAGTACAGGGACACGCTGCGGATGGTGGTGCTCTGCGCCTGTCATGGCGGGGACGCAAGCCCGCGGGCCAGCCCCCTGGGCAGCGTCGCGCAGGAGCTGCACCGGGGCGGCATCGAGATGGTGGTGGCGTCGCGGCTGCCGCTCTCTTCCGAGGGCTCGGTGATTCTGGCGCGGACGCTGTACACGAAGCTGCTGGCGGACTCGTGCTCGCTGGAGGAGGCGCTGGGCGAGGTGCGGCGCCGGCTGCGGGTGGAGGCGCGAGGCTTCGACTGGGCGTCGCTGCAGCTCTACGCGCGCCGCTCGGGCCACCTGGATTTGCGGCCGGTGGTGCTGCGGCCGTACCAGGGGCTCGTTCCCTTCTCGCAGGAGAACCGGCGCTTCTTCTTCGGCCGGGAGCGGCTGGAAGCGACGCTGCTGGCGCGCGTGCGCGAGGCCGTGAGCGGGCAACGGCCGCGCTTCCAGGTGGTGGCGGGCGCGTCCGGCGCGGGCAAGTCCTCGGTGGTGAGGGCGGGGCTGATTCCGCGCCTGCCGCCGGAAGCGTGGGACGTGGTGGAGGTGCGGCCCTGCGAGCTGGTGGGCCGGCCGCGTGGGACGGTGGGCGTGCACTCGGAGGCGCTGCGCGAGCTGCTCCACCGGCTGCACCGGGTGTGGGATTCGGAGCCGCTGCCGGATGACGTGCGCGCCGAGCCGCGCGACGTGCTGGCGGAGGCGCGGCGGCTGCGGCAGGTGCGCGCGGAGCGGAGGCTGCTCCTCGTGGTGGACCAGCTCGAGGAGGTGTTCATCCACCTGGGTGCCGAGGAGCGCCAGTCGGTGATGCAGGTGCTGTGGGCGCTGTCCTGCGAGCGGGAGCTGGGGTGCGTGGTGGTGGCCACCATGCGGGTGGACTCCTTCGAGCGCTGCGGCGAGGTGCTGCTGGACGACGTTACGCGGCTGGACGCGGTGGTGTACTCGGAGCTGCACCGCGTCTTCGTCGCGCAGCTGCGGCCGGAGGAGCTGACGGAGGTCATCGTGAAACCGGCGCGCCGCGTGGGCCTGGAGCTGGAGGCGGGGCTGGTGGAGCGGCTGTGTCGCGACGTGGGGCAGGAGCCCGGAGCGCTGCCGCTGCTGGAGCACACGCTGGACCTGCTGTGGCAGGGGCGCGAGGGCCACCGGCTGACGCATGCGACGTACGAGCGCATGGAGGGTGTCGCCGGCAGCCTGACGCAGACGGCGGAGCGGCTGTACGAGGCGCTGGAGGACGGCGAGCACGAGCAGGTGCGCAGGCTCGGCGCGGAGCTGGTGGCGCTGGGCGAGGAGACGACGCCCGACAGCCGGCGCCGCGTCTGGCTGGACGACCTCCGCCCGGTGGAGCCGAAGGAGCGGAGCGACTTCGACCGCGTGCTGGAGAAGCTGGTGGACCAGCGGCTGGTCATCCGCGGTGGCGACGCGGAGCGCGGTGGCCGGGTGTGGCTGGAGGTGGCGCACGAGGCGCTCATCCGCCGGTGGCCGCGCCTGCGCGGCTGGCTGCGGTCGAACCGGACGCGGCTGCTCCAGTGGCGCGAGCTGCGGGCCATGGCGGAGACGTGGCAGGCGCACCGGGGCGACGCGGACGACGGCCGCTCCTACCTCGCGACGGGCGAGCGGCTGGCGGGCGCGCTCCGCATCCGGAGGGAGCACGAGCGGCAGCCCACGGCGGTGGTGCGCGAGTTCCTCCTGGCCAGCGAGCGCCACGAGCGCCAGCAGTTGCTGCGGCACTGGATGCTGCTCGCGGGGCTGGTGACGGGCCTGGGCGTCTGCGGGGGGATGGCCCTCGACCTGGGGGCCCAGCGCGACGCCCTGGGAGCACAGCGCGACGCCCTGGAGTCGCGCCTGCGCGAGGCCGGCACCCTTGCCCGGCGAATCCACTACGCGGGCCAGTCGCTGAGCACGCTCGGCACCGAGCGGGAGGAGCTGCTTCGCCAGGTGGAGGGGCTGCTGCTGCACCTGGGCGCGGCCTCCGAGTCCGGCCTCCAGTTGGAGCGGATTTCCAGACACCTGCACGACGGCGACGCGGCCATGGCGCGCGGAGACGCGGCGAAGGCCTACGCGGACTACAGTCAGGCGTTCCAGCGCGCCACGCGGCTGCGCACGGACCAACCGGAGTCGGTGCTGTACCAGAGCGTGGTCGGCACGCTGCACTCCAAGCTGGGGGAGACGGCGCTGAAGCAGGGCCAGTTCAAGGAGGCCCTGCGGCACTACGAGGCGCACCGCGAGCTGCTGGAGGGCCTCCTGAAGGAGGACCCGACGAACGAGGGCTTCTGGCGCGAGTTGAACGACGTCGAGTCCCACCTGAAGGCGCTGGACGCGAAGGCCCCGTAGGCGCCGCTACAGCGTCAGGAGGAACGCGAGCAGGTCATCGCGCTCCTCCGGCGTGAGCGCCTGCGCGTCGCCGTGCTTCGGCCCGGAGGCCTCGACCACCGCGCGCAGCGGGAAGCGCGTGCCCACCACCAGCCGCTCGTCCTTCACCGCGTAGCCGGCCGTGGCGCTCGTCAGCATGGGCCACACGTCCCAGGCGCCCACCAGCGACGGCGGCGCCGCGCCGGGCACCAGCGTCTGCTGCTCCAGCCGCAGCGGCAGCGCTATCGGCGTGCCCACGTCGAGGTACTGCCCGCGCGTCGCCGGGTCCTGGTCCAGCGTGTAGAGCGGCGCGGGGTGGCACTGCACGCAGCGTCCCCGGCCCTCGAACAGCTCGCGCCCACGCGCGGGGTGCCCCGAGCGGCCATCCGGCAGCTCCACCGTCTCCGGCGGCGCGCCGTCCTCGCCCCGGTAGGGGTTGGGCGGCGTGGACATGAGGGAGTTGAAGAAGGCCAGCGCATCCACCTCCTGTACCGACGGGTCCGGGTTGTGGAAGCGGTTGCGTCCCCCCACGAAGCTCGCCGTGTCCGCGAGACTGTGCTGGCTGGCCGGCGTGAAATACGGGGGCGTATCGCGGCTGCCCAGCACGGTGGTGGAGCGGTAGATGCGGTTGGGCTGCGTCTTCTCGTAGAAGACGCCGCCGGTGTGCCCTTCGATGTGGCAGCCGTCGCACGTGATTCCGGTGCGGCCCAGGTCCACGTAGTAGAGCACCTGCCCCAGGCGGCGCTTGGCCTGCGTGCGCCCCGGCACCACCGGAAGCTGGCGCACCACGCGGGCCCGGCCCGCGCGCGCCTCATGCACGTCCACCACCGCCACCGTCCGCGTGAAGCGGTTGAGCACGTAGAGCGTGCCCCCATCCGGAGACAGCGCCAGCGAGCGCGGGCCGGAGTGCAGCTCCTCCCCTGCCCGTCCGTTGACTCCGAAGTCCGCGGCCGGGCGGATGCGCGGCGTGCCGTCCGGCGGCGCCAGGGCCACCTCCTGCAGCACCGCCCCGCGCGCGGCCTTCTCGTCCTTGCCCGCCAGCGCGCGCGCATCCAACACGCGCACACGGCCGATTCCCACGTCCGCCGCGTAGAGCAGGCCCGCCGCGTCATCCAGCGCCAGCCCCTCCGTCACGCCCATGCCGAAGCCGCGGTGCCTCACGTAGGCGCCGCTCGCCGGGTCCACCACCGCGACGCCGCTGTTGGCGCTCACCTCCATGCGCTTCGGGTTGGGGCCCACGTTGGGGCCCAGGCTCGCCATGAAGACGCGGCCCAGCCGCTCGCTCGCCACCAGCGCGCGCGGCGCCTTGCCGCCCATCACCTGCGCGCGGAACGGCTCCGTGTGGCCGCCCAGAATCGACACGCCCGGCCCCGGCACCACCGTGGCCACCAGCGCGCCGTCCTCCTGCCGCAGCAGCTCCAGCTGGCCCGTCTGGAGGCTGCCCACCGCCAGGAGCCCCTTCCACCGCGCCAGCGCGCGCGGGTTGGGGTCCACCGCCGAGGACCAGCGCGTCTTCCCGTCGGCCAGCGACAGCGCATGGACGCGGTCCTTCACCTGCTCCGCGATGAAGGCCACGCCGTGCGCGCCATCCACCTCCAGGCCCTGGGCGCCGAGCGGCGCGGGCAGCACCCTCGGCGCGCTCCCCGGTGCGTCCAGCGCATACAGGCGCAGCTCCGGCTGGAAGCGATGCGCCACGCCCAGCCACGGCTTGCCGTCCGCGTCCTTGAAGGTCGCCAGCGCGGAGGGCCCGTCCCCCGTGGCGAGCGAATCCACGCGGCCCGACTCCACGTCGAGCGAATACACCGTGTCCGTGGGCGACGAGGCGACGAACAGCGTGCGCCCGTCCGGAGACAGCGCCATCGCCGTGAGGTCCACGAAGGCCGCGTCGTTCACCACCGCGAGGCGCGCGGAACCCTCCGCGTCTCCCGACAGCCGCGCCTCCACCACCACCTGCGGCACGTCCTCCGGCAGCGCCAGGCCGGACGGCAGGCGGGCATACGCATGGCCCGCGTCCACCACCACCAGCGGCAGCTCGCGCGACAGCGGCGGGCCCAACACCAGCCGCAGCCCCGGCACCAGCCGCTCACCGTAGACAGACAGCGGTTGAGACGTCTCATTGCTGGTGAGCCGGGGCCCCACGGACAACAGCCGGGGCCCCGTCGTGGACTCCGACTTCACCGGCGACGCCGCGACGGGCGCCTGTTCCTCGGGCTTCGCGCCCCGCCGCCACACCACCACACCCGCGCCGGCCACCACCGCCACCAGTGCCGCGAAGATTGCCCGCCTGCGAGTCGTACCTGTCACGTGATGTCCGGGGCCTCCTCGCGGGAGCATCCTCCATCACCCGTCACACCGCGATGATTTCAAGCCCTGCCTGCTCGCCCGGGCGGCGACTGCCACCCCATCTTTCCAGCGAGCCGGCAACATCCGAGCCGTTTCGTGGAGCACGCGCCCCACATGGGGTGGAGTGCCCACCACACCTGCGTGTGCCCCCATTCCCCACGGCACTGGAGTGTGCGTTGACAGCTCGGTACACGCATCGCTTAACCTGTTGATGATGCGACGCTTCCTCCTCTGCATGGCCGTCGCCCAGCTCCTCGGAATCGGCATGCTGATCACCCCGAGCGACTCCTGGGCCCAGGGCCGCGGCCGTACGGCGCGCTCTGCGAAGTCGAAGTCCAGCAAGAAGACCAACAGCAAGGCTCCGCCGAAGATTGAGACCAAGGGCTCATCGGTGACGGACCCCGTGACGGGCGAGCCCGAGGCCAGTGCCTCCGGGGCGCCGCCGCAGCGCGGCCCTGCCCGCATCGACTTCGATGACCGGCTCATCCAGGGACAGACGAACAAGTCCGGCGCCGTCTATCTCTATGACCGCAAGGAGCTGAAGACGCGGTCGATGATCCGCGAGCGCGAGAGCTTCCGCTCCGAGACGCTCGCCACGGTGTACGACCAGTAGGGCAGCACCGCCCACCAGCCCTGGAAGGGAGCGTCACCGTTGAGCGGTCAGCCCAGCGTCCTGCAAGTCGTCATCCTCCGCGACGGCCTCCTCGTGGGGACGGAAGTCTTCGTCCCTGGCACCTACTCGCTCGGCTCGGACCCGGCGTCCGACCTGCGACTGGATGACCCGTCCGTCGAGCCGCGCCACGCGCTGCTCTACTTCCAGAATGGCCGCGCGGCCATCCAGGACGCGGGCTCCGCCGTGGGCCTGTTCGTCAATGGCCATCGCGTGTCGGCGTGTGAAATCCGCTCCGTGGACGAGGTGCTCTGCGGGCCCTTCGTCCTGAAGACTCGCGTGCTCGCGCAGAGGCCACAGGAGGCCAAGCCGCAGCCGGCGCCCGAGATCGCCGCGCTGCTCGGTAGCGCCCAGCCCGCGCCTCCGGCCGTGGCCCCCGTGGCGCAGCAGCCCGCGCCCGTGCGTCAGCTCCGCCCGGCGGCGCAGCAGCAGGTGGCTCCGCCGCAGCAGCCGCTCGCGACCACCGTCCCCGCCGTGCGCGCGGTGCCGCAGCCTCCGCCGCCGCAGGCCCAGCCGCAGCTGCGTCCGGTGCCGCAGCAGCAGCCCGCCGCGCGCGCCTCCTCCAACGTGGCGACGCAGGCCGCGTACTCGCCGCCCGTCCCCGCGCCGCAGCCCCTCGCGCCCGCCGTCGTTCCCATGCCGGCGCCGGTGCAGCCCGCCGTCGCGGCCGTGTCCACCCCCGCGCCCGTGCAGCGCGCCGCGCAGCCGCAGCAGGCCCCCGTGGCCGTGCCCGCCGGCACGCTGCCCTCGGTGCGCCGCCGCGCCACGCAGGAGCAGCAGGTCAGCGACAGCCCCGGCATCCTGCTCGCGGACGACCTGATGGCGGACGTCGCCCTCGACAACTTCCCGGAGGCCCCGGGCCCGCTGCTCCAGGAGGAGCGCACGGCCACGCGGCCCACGCACGCGCCCAAGATTGCGCCGGGCAAGGGCGCAGCCCAGCTCTACCTGGAGCTGTACTGGGGCGCCATCCGCCGCGACGCGCGCCGCTTCAAGCCGGACAAGAAGAAGCCGGTGCAGGCCTCGTTGGATTTGCCGGAGGCCATGCCCCTGTGGGGCTTCACGCTGCCGGAGACGGGCGCGCCCTTCACGCTCGCCGAGCCCCTCAACGGCTCCTTCCGCCTCTTCGTCCCCCCGGGCACCGAGGTGGAGAAGAGCGCCAATGACGGCCGCTTCACCCCCGTCACCGGC comes from Pyxidicoccus parkwaysis and encodes:
- a CDS encoding CHAT domain-containing protein, with translation MATLCETVGRFVDGELGTEEAEAFRQHIPDCDTCQREMTELLQLKLLLRGQLERDARPAPEPLPPAPIPLFRRRSFVATLSALAASVLVVFGVRQLMPSGPPQDAWLVQRPERLLEARLGYPRADVYRPPASKTMSNNGAVEDLPHAAFAWLEEHDDVHGLAAAYLVRDAPGFAEHALQKLTELKVRSPEVENDRAVALLLAGRHKEALLLLDGVLREHPRHAQALWNRGLVLRELGLPLMAARSFSDVSALGEPGWADEAARKAEELRRATFGRRDRWKVACEAGKSLLDAPPDNLPRGFALQPIARLYFYDAIRAAPNRERVLALLPLAQELDARAGNTVLDAYVHRVAAADFTRRAPLARSYAALSRELPSREDHANFLKALRQSSEEDILLGSLLTPYTSARELDLFSAMARDARDSWFPLLAAETRAKRDLSEGHPKQALKALQDAGKLCPARGLEYRCLSMELLFADLYRQRHMVDDALDHAERGWKQARATNEWRMEEDLLWLLAQLARVVNDGSLTRAYLGEYLERGQGDPDAQRRAHQDLANMAFQELRVDEARREIDAALATGLPLSSSGAFVLADISRLKRAPGDEVHLNRALETARSRLGTGEHAVATHVLGRFFLEQDPERGRALLWHAIEEAEAPELKEDAAARRARAYSYTSLLHDAGRRGDFKAALDLFAKERGTRLPGQCLLAVTADSERTLLLVLSPSGELLGRFDESRRQPLPPRLEGLVPENLLAALRECSRVEVLARPPLHGRAGLLPPGMAWSYLTRTAPPAVQRTGPAVHLVVSGVALPPGSTLKRLNTWTPSFGPDEQPITLSEMEATPSRVLDAMRDATEIDLVAHGVINGTSDSSYLMLAPGPEDPEPELSVPQVRHASLRGAPFVVLAACHAAHTTYSLDTPFSLPAAFIDAGARGVLAATVEIPDLEAAAFFNAVRERIRSGAPPALALRDERMKWREQQRGASWLDNVLLFE
- a CDS encoding RNA polymerase sigma factor; translation: MDRESYVRWIREVVARNRPLLLAEANKLCRNSTDADDLVQETLLRFVQSADVQRGPSDERGCVCLMVRILSNRFCDMYRRGRVRDRHADEVRSQGNELTDPYDIEAPPLFESVTDEQLSQAMQSLSPKLRETFDLLISGKKYREIADAQDISVGTVSKRIFDARARLREFLLKLLNRE
- a CDS encoding nSTAND1 domain-containing NTPase: MGTAHLEVVGPRLALDEGERDSAPREIVLELSRARRTEDPHAWLELRPQKYHLRMGQGAKRSASFPWGKDVLEDLTALSCLEPDPAVARRLGAVLREFLDELDWGGHEETLERELSRGRGPRVVMRLAAAELYSLPWELVTTRDSGQHLADLPGFTLRYEWPRSVPAARRRGTAAEGRVLLAWSEAADAVPDERHLPALLQAARDAGFDFHPRRDVLAKASLSSLDQALHTAENEGRPVSVLHLLCHGTVLGSEASGHYGLVLNASGDRGGARRVDSGTLQAVLAKYRDTLRMVVLCACHGGDASPRASPLGSVAQELHRGGIEMVVASRLPLSSEGSVILARTLYTKLLADSCSLEEALGEVRRRLRVEARGFDWASLQLYARRSGHLDLRPVVLRPYQGLVPFSQENRRFFFGRERLEATLLARVREAVSGQRPRFQVVAGASGAGKSSVVRAGLIPRLPPEAWDVVEVRPCELVGRPRGTVGVHSEALRELLHRLHRVWDSEPLPDDVRAEPRDVLAEARRLRQVRAERRLLLVVDQLEEVFIHLGAEERQSVMQVLWALSCERELGCVVVATMRVDSFERCGEVLLDDVTRLDAVVYSELHRVFVAQLRPEELTEVIVKPARRVGLELEAGLVERLCRDVGQEPGALPLLEHTLDLLWQGREGHRLTHATYERMEGVAGSLTQTAERLYEALEDGEHEQVRRLGAELVALGEETTPDSRRRVWLDDLRPVEPKERSDFDRVLEKLVDQRLVIRGGDAERGGRVWLEVAHEALIRRWPRLRGWLRSNRTRLLQWRELRAMAETWQAHRGDADDGRSYLATGERLAGALRIRREHERQPTAVVREFLLASERHERQQLLRHWMLLAGLVTGLGVCGGMALDLGAQRDALGAQRDALESRLREAGTLARRIHYAGQSLSTLGTEREELLRQVEGLLLHLGAASESGLQLERISRHLHDGDAAMARGDAAKAYADYSQAFQRATRLRTDQPESVLYQSVVGTLHSKLGETALKQGQFKEALRHYEAHRELLEGLLKEDPTNEGFWRELNDVESHLKALDAKAP
- a CDS encoding MtsA protein, with amino-acid sequence MTGTTRRRAIFAALVAVVAGAGVVVWRRGAKPEEQAPVAASPVKSESTTGPRLLSVGPRLTSNETSQPLSVYGERLVPGLRLVLGPPLSRELPLVVVDAGHAYARLPSGLALPEDVPQVVVEARLSGDAEGSARLAVVNDAAFVDLTAMALSPDGRTLFVASSPTDTVYSLDVESGRVDSLATGDGPSALATFKDADGKPWLGVAHRFQPELRLYALDAPGSAPRVLPAPLGAQGLEVDGAHGVAFIAEQVKDRVHALSLADGKTRWSSAVDPNPRALARWKGLLAVGSLQTGQLELLRQEDGALVATVVPGPGVSILGGHTEPFRAQVMGGKAPRALVASERLGRVFMASLGPNVGPNPKRMEVSANSGVAVVDPASGAYVRHRGFGMGVTEGLALDDAAGLLYAADVGIGRVRVLDARALAGKDEKAARGAVLQEVALAPPDGTPRIRPAADFGVNGRAGEELHSGPRSLALSPDGGTLYVLNRFTRTVAVVDVHEARAGRARVVRQLPVVPGRTQAKRRLGQVLYYVDLGRTGITCDGCHIEGHTGGVFYEKTQPNRIYRSTTVLGSRDTPPYFTPASQHSLADTASFVGGRNRFHNPDPSVQEVDALAFFNSLMSTPPNPYRGEDGAPPETVELPDGRSGHPARGRELFEGRGRCVQCHPAPLYTLDQDPATRGQYLDVGTPIALPLRLEQQTLVPGAAPPSLVGAWDVWPMLTSATAGYAVKDERLVVGTRFPLRAVVEASGPKHGDAQALTPEERDDLLAFLLTL
- a CDS encoding AgmX/PglI C-terminal domain-containing protein, which translates into the protein MSGQPSVLQVVILRDGLLVGTEVFVPGTYSLGSDPASDLRLDDPSVEPRHALLYFQNGRAAIQDAGSAVGLFVNGHRVSACEIRSVDEVLCGPFVLKTRVLAQRPQEAKPQPAPEIAALLGSAQPAPPAVAPVAQQPAPVRQLRPAAQQQVAPPQQPLATTVPAVRAVPQPPPPQAQPQLRPVPQQQPAARASSNVATQAAYSPPVPAPQPLAPAVVPMPAPVQPAVAAVSTPAPVQRAAQPQQAPVAVPAGTLPSVRRRATQEQQVSDSPGILLADDLMADVALDNFPEAPGPLLQEERTATRPTHAPKIAPGKGAAQLYLELYWGAIRRDARRFKPDKKKPVQASLDLPEAMPLWGFTLPETGAPFTLAEPLNGSFRLFVPPGTEVEKSANDGRFTPVTGAALESDGSRRFITLREGTAARLTQGHMSLVAYAAPKPERVFVNPLRGLPWLALACFVLFIGGFASFLVLKPATPETADFQQKNLPPVALRLIAPEPKKKEEAKKKLEAIKEKAPKPVKEKVAEKAPPKPVEKAPPPPPNKAVAAASENKALKALAKLSAAGPATNDLLAAVDKLGSGPGSKNVKNSNYKLSGLIGKAPIANAGLGTFGLGGGGKGGGATLGAEILRGKGGGGIGALGVGGVGKGAVGGTVTRATARSISSAQGTVDREAVARVINSHLNEVHGCYERALLKQPSLAGKVVLEWTIGPAGKVVAAKTKSSTLSNAAVEACILSSLKSWTFPAPKGGVVIITYPFLFNSVGY